ATAGTGACGGTTGGCCGTCTCGTACTCCACGTGCGCCGTGTTAATCGTGATACCACGGGCCTTCTCTTCAGGCGCCGCATCAATCTCGTCGTACTTCTTCGCCTCACCACCAAACTTGGCAGACAACACCGTTGCAATAGCAGCCGTCAACGTCGTCTTACCATGGTCCACGTGACCAATCGTCCCAACGTTTACGTGCGGTTTGGTGCGCTCAAACTTACCCTTGGCCATGATTTATTTCCTTCATCAATCAAAATTTAATTATTAACAAAGCAGAGGTTAACCCCTGCGGGCTTCGTTACAACTTATTTGCCTCGGCTGGTCACGACCGCCTCAGCAACGTTCTTAGGTGCTTCACTGTAATGCTTGAATTCCATCGTGTAGGTTGCACGGCCCTGTGTCAGAGAACGCAGCGTCGTGGCGTAACCAAACATCTCGGAGAGCGGCACTTCAGCTTTGATCGCCTTACCACCGCCCACCATATCGTCCATGCCCTGAACCATGCCGCGGCGTGAGGACAGATCGCCCATGACCGTACCAGCGTAGTCTTCCGGCGTTTCCACTTCCACCGACATCATTGGCTCGAGCAGCACGGGATTGGCTTTCCTACATCCGTCTTTAAAGCCCATGGAAGCGGCCAATTCAAAGGCGATCTGCGAGGAGTCCACGTCGTGGTAGGAGCCATCAAACAGCGTGACTTTGACATCCACCACTGGATAGCCGGCCATCACACCGCTATTCATGGTGTCTTTAACGCCTTTATCCACGGACGGAATAAATTCGCGAGGCACCACACCACCTTTGATCGCGTCAACGAACTCGTAACCCTTGCCTTCTGGCTGCGGTTCGATTTTGAGCCAGACGTGGCCGTACTGGCCCTTACCGCCCGACTGCTTGACGTATTTACCTTCGATTTCGACGGGCTTGCGAATCGTTTCACGGTAGGCCACCTGGGGTTTGCCCACTGTGGCTTCCACGCCAAATTCGCGCTTCATGCGATCGACAATGATCTCAAGGTGCAGCTCGCCCATGCCAGAAATAATGGTCTGGCCGGACTCTTCGTCGGTGCGAACACGGAACGATGGATCTTCTTTGGCCAAACGGCCAAGGGCAATACCCATTTTTTCCTGGTCTGCTTTGGTCTTGGGCTCAACAGCCTGAGAGATCACAGGCTCGGGGAAGACCATGCGCTCGAGAATAATTTCAGCATCACCGTCGCAAAGCGTTTCACCCGTGGTCACTTCTTTCAAACCAACGCAGGCAGCGATGTCACCGGCCAACACTTCGGTAATCTCTTCACGGTTATTGGCATGCATCTGCAACACACGGCCAATACGCTCTTTTTTGCCCTTGATGGGGTTGTAAACCGTATCGCCAGATTTCAACACGCCGGAATACACACGGATAAAGGTGAGCTGGCCAACGAAAGGATCCGTCATTAATTTGAATGCCAAGGCCGAGAATTTCTCGCCGTCATCTGCTTTCCGCTCGGCGGGCTGGTCGCGTGTATCCAGACCCTGCACCGGAGGAATATCCACGGGCGAGGGCAAGAAGTCGATCACGGCATCCAGCATACGCTGCACGCCCTTGTTCTTAAATGCGGTGCCGCAAAGCATGGGCTGAACTTCGGTGGCAATGGTTCGCGTGCGAAGACCCTTCTTGATATCGGCTTCATCAAGATCGCCGTTCTCAAGATACTTGTTCATCAATTCTTCACTGGCTTCGGCAGCGGCCTCGACCATCTTTTCGCGCCACTCTTTGGCGGTCTCAACCAAGTCAGCGGGAATCTCTTGGTGTTCGAACTTCATGCCCTGAGATGCCTCGTCCCAAATGATGGCCTTCATCTTGAGCAGATCCACCACACCCTTGAAGTTTTCTTCCGCGCCGATAGGAATCACCACGGGGATTGGGTTGGCTTTTAAGCGGGTGCGCATCTGGTCATAGACCTTGAAGAAGTTGG
The nucleotide sequence above comes from beta proteobacterium MWH-UniP1. Encoded proteins:
- the fusA gene encoding elongation factor G, which produces MARKTPIERYRNIGISAHIDAGKTTTTERILFYTGVNHKIGEVHDGAATMDWMEQEQERGITITSAATTCFWKGMDMSYPEHRFNIIDTPGHVDFTIEVERSMRVLDGACMVYCAVGGVQPQSETVWRQANKYKVPRLAFVNKMDRTGANFFKVYDQMRTRLKANPIPVVIPIGAEENFKGVVDLLKMKAIIWDEASQGMKFEHQEIPADLVETAKEWREKMVEAAAEASEELMNKYLENGDLDEADIKKGLRTRTIATEVQPMLCGTAFKNKGVQRMLDAVIDFLPSPVDIPPVQGLDTRDQPAERKADDGEKFSALAFKLMTDPFVGQLTFIRVYSGVLKSGDTVYNPIKGKKERIGRVLQMHANNREEITEVLAGDIAACVGLKEVTTGETLCDGDAEIILERMVFPEPVISQAVEPKTKADQEKMGIALGRLAKEDPSFRVRTDEESGQTIISGMGELHLEIIVDRMKREFGVEATVGKPQVAYRETIRKPVEIEGKYVKQSGGKGQYGHVWLKIEPQPEGKGYEFVDAIKGGVVPREFIPSVDKGVKDTMNSGVMAGYPVVDVKVTLFDGSYHDVDSSQIAFELAASMGFKDGCRKANPVLLEPMMSVEVETPEDYAGTVMGDLSSRRGMVQGMDDMVGGGKAIKAEVPLSEMFGYATTLRSLTQGRATYTMEFKHYSEAPKNVAEAVVTSRGK